One Candidatus Gorgyraea atricola genomic window, ACTATAGCCTTACTGGAAGCCATTGCCTGTAAAAGCGCCAGGGGCGCCACATCCTGCTGTGAAGGAAATACAAATATAGACGCCTTTCCGTACTCTTCCTTCAAGCCTTCCTCATTCAGGCTGCCCTTAAACTGCACATGACCGTCTAATCCATTCTCTTTTATAAAACCAAGTAGCTGGTGATAAAATCTGTCCTCTCTGATCTGGCCTGCTATCCTGAGCGTCATCCCGCCAAAACTCTGCTTCAGTATATTCATTGCGCGCAAAAGCGCCATCAAGCCCTTTGCCCTTGAGATATTACCGACAAATAAAAGCCGTCCCTCTTCTTCTGAATCTCTATCCATATTAAAGAAGGTCTCAGAAATAGGATTGTTTAACTCATACACATTCTTATGCTTTAGCTGTCTGGATAAATATTTCTTTGCAAAAGGGCTGTTTACTATAAAATTCTCTGTCTTTTTCATGCACCTGATAGACATGCAAACCTGAAAACACATTCTTATCCTTGCCTTAAGGTCATAAAAACGCGGCTGACTGCTGTCAGATAATCCATGCGTGCTCACGACCATCCTCTTGTGACCCTTGTCCAGGGCTGCCAGAGTATAGTACCCGAGCATATGCGCATGCACTAAATCCGGCTTGATCTCGTCGAGCTTCTTGTTTATTGCCTTTCTTGTCTTTGAATAAAATCTTACATTGCCAAGATGGTCTTCAGCAGGCACTGTATGCACATTGATACCATTGTATGTAAAATGCGTGTCCTTACTTATCAGGTGACTGGATGTCACGACATGTATGTCCAGGTCTTTGAACCTTGAAAGCCCCTCGACCATATTCACGACTACTGCCTGCACCCCTCCTGATATATTCTTTGAGTCTGAATTTTCTGGATATGGCCCTAATATGGCTATCTTCATATCTTCACCTTTAAAAAACCTAAAACCTCTTTGATCAGGGTTGTTTTTTTGTGAACAATGTATATAAGCGGCAGGCCGGATACCAGGATCATGCCTAACTTTACACTCAACGCCACTGCATCCAAAAGAACAGTCGGGGAACCCTGTACATAGCGCTCAATAAAAAAGACTACAATGCCCATATATAAAAGAGGCGCGTACAGGCCAAGCAAATACAAAACACACCTGATCCTATTTTTCATATAATGATTTAAGGCGTATA contains:
- a CDS encoding glycosyltransferase family 4 protein codes for the protein MKIAILGPYPENSDSKNISGGVQAVVVNMVEGLSRFKDLDIHVVTSSHLISKDTHFTYNGINVHTVPAEDHLGNVRFYSKTRKAINKKLDEIKPDLVHAHMLGYYTLAALDKGHKRMVVSTHGLSDSSQPRFYDLKARIRMCFQVCMSIRCMKKTENFIVNSPFAKKYLSRQLKHKNVYELNNPISETFFNMDRDSEEEGRLLFVGNISRAKGLMALLRAMNILKQSFGGMTLRIAGQIREDRFYHQLLGFIKENGLDGHVQFKGSLNEEGLKEEYGKASIFVFPSQQDVAPLALLQAMASSKAIVTTRVGGIPYIIDNGVNGFLVEKQDPRGLADKIALFMKDPALRKRFGLNAHKKVFENYRIDEVSRRLYKIYNGMLS